Genomic window ([Eubacterium] hominis):
CATACGGATTTTACCAGAAACGTGAGCCAGAATTTCGTGCCCGTTCGCTAATTTCACTTTAAACATTGCGTTTGGAAGCGTGTCTTCGACTACGCCATCAATCTCAATTACATCTTGCTTACCCATTATTAATTTGTTCCTCCTTTTCTGAAGTTGTTGTTAGAATTTCATACCCATCTTTCAGAATCACAACTGTATGCTCATAGTGAGCTGCCAGTGAACCGTCCTTAGTCAGAACAGTACCATCAGGAAGCACCTTGGTCTGCGGCCTTCCTGCATGAACCATCGGTTCAACTGCAATTGTCATACCTTCTTTTAATAAAATACCGTGACCTGATGGGCCAAAATTGGGAACAATCGGATCTTCATGAACCTCAGTTCCGATCCCATGGCCTGCATAATCCTGCGGAATTGAATAACCGTGTTGATAAACATATTCTCCAATTGCGTGGCTTATATCAGTCAGATGATTCCCAGCTTTCGCATATTTTAGACCTTCAAACAATGATGCTTTTGTCACATCCATTAATTTCTGTGCTTCATCATCAATGCTGCCGACCGCATATGTCCAAGCCGAATCGCCATGATAACCATGATAACAGGCACCAATATCAACCGAAATAATATCGCCCTCTTTTAGTATTGTATCGTCCGGGATACCATGAACTAAAGTCGAGTTAACCGAAATACAGGTTGCTGCTGGAAAATCGTACAGTCCCTTGAATGAAGGGGCAGCACCATGCTTTAAGATGACCTCTTCACAAACCGCATTGACTTCTTTCGTCGTCACACCCGGTTTAATGAAAGAGGCAGCCGCAGCATGTGCCAAACCGACAATTCTTCCCGCCTCACGCATATATTCGATTTCTCTTGGTGATTTGGTCGTAATCATTTAGTCCTCCAAAGCTTTTTGCGTATCTTTCCATACGTCTTCGATGGCCTGATTAGCATTTACGCTGCGCAGCAGTCCCTGATTGCCATAATACAGCATAACCGGTTCTGTCTGACGGCGGTATTCATCTAATCGTACAGTTAAGCTTTCAACTGTGTCATCTTTGCGCTGAATCAATTCGCTTCCACATACATCACAGATTCCCTCCACTTTCGGCGGGTGTGATTTTACGTGATAGATCGCTCCGCATTTCTTACAAATACGGCGCCCTGTAACTCTGCCGGCAAGTTCTTCAAAAGCGATACTCAGCGAGATTACTCTGCCGATCGCCAGTGATGTTCCCTTCGTCATTTCGTCAAAGGCCTTTGCCTGATCAATGGTGCGCGGATATCCGTCAAGCAGATAACCATTGCCAAGATCAGTTTTCTCAAGGTAGCTCTTTACCATTTGATTAGTTACATCATCCGGTACAAGCAGTCCCTGATCGATATAGCTTTTTGCCAATATCCCTAATTCAGTCTGATTCGCCATTTCATTTCTGAAGATATCTCCAGTTGAAATATGCTGAACATTGTATTTCTTCAGGATTTTTTCAGACATCGTACCCTTACCGGCACCAGGTCCTCCCATAATCAATAAATTCATGTTCCTTCACCTTCTATCGAGCAATAAATCCACGGTATGTTTTCTGTGTAGCCTGACTGGTCAATGACTTCACCGTTTCAAGAGCAACACCGACTACGATGATGATACCCGTTCCGCCTAAACCAACATTTGTATTTGCGAACGCCGGATTAACTAATGGGATCACATATGGCAGCACAGCGATAAATGCCAATGAAATTGAACCAAGTACAGTTATGCGGTTTAAAACCTTGCTGACATAATTCTTTGTTTCAGCACCAGGTCTTACACCTGGAATATATGTACCTGATTTACCGAGATTCTCGGAAATCTTTTCAGGATCAACCTGAAGATTCGTGTAGAAGAAAGTAAATAAGAGTATCAAGACTACATAGATGGCTAAACCTGTCCATGTCTGGAAGCTCAGCACCTTCTGCATCGCACGCGTGAAATCATTTTGTGTGATAAAGGTAGCAATCGTTACCGGTGCAATCATTACTGAAGAAGCAAAGATTACTGGGATAACGCTGGCTGAGTTGATCTTTAATGGCAGATAAGTCAATTCATTGGTTTTACCCTTGATTACTGTACTTGAAGTATATTGGATAGGAATTCTTCTAGTTGCTTCAGTCATTAAAACAACAAGAACGATAATTACCAAATACACAACAATATACAGCAAGAAACTCAGCATGCCGTTGGCACCTGCCGTTTCAGCCGTTACTAAAGTATCATAGGTCGATTTAAACTGACCAGGCAGATTAGCAACGATACCGGCAAAGATGATCATTGATACACCATTACCAATACCCTTAGCTGAAATCTGGTCACCGATCCAAAGCAGGAACATTGTTCCGGCAGTTAAAACGATAGCAACGAAGATATAAGATGCAAAGCTGTTATTCAGCAGCAGATGATAAGTTTTATCAAATGCATACGTCATTGTGGCTGCCTGGAAGAAACACAGTACGACACCGAGGTATCTTGTGTAACGGTCAATGACCTTACGTCCAGTCTGTCCCTGCTTTGACAATTCAGTCAAAGCCGGAATTACATCCATTGACAGCAATTGGATGATGATTGAACCTGTAATATAAGGTCCTACACCCATTGCAAAGATTGAGAATTGCTGAAAGTGTCCGCCACCCAGCAAGTTCATCATCGCCAACAGTGAATTACTGTCCGTACCAGCCAGCAGCGCCCCTGTATCAACATTAGGAACCGGAATGTTTGCTCCGAAACGGAAGATAAACAACATGGCACATGTAAACAGGATTCTCTTACGAATATCCTTGTTTTTGAACATGTTGACTGCTGTGGCAAACATCTTAGATTACCTCAACTTTTCCGCCTGCTTGTTCAATGGTAGATACAGCTGACCCAGAAAATTTATTAGCCTTTACAGTTAATTTTTTCTCTAATTCGCCTTGTCCCAAGATTTTAATTCCATCCAGTTCTTTTCTTACAAGACCTGTTTCAATCAATAATTCAGGAGTTACAACTGTATCGTTTTCGAAAACGTTTAAGCTCTCAACATTAACGATTGCAAATACTTTACGATTGAAGTTTGTAAATCCACGTTTTGGTAAACGTCTCATGATTGGTGTCTGTCCACCTTCAAAACCTAAACGAACACCACCGCCGCTGCGAGCGTTTTGTCCCTTTTGACCTTTACCAGATGTTTTACCATGTCCAGAACCATGTCCGCGTCCGATTCTCTTTCTTTCGCGTCTAGCTCCTTCTGTATAACTCATTTCATGTAATTTCATGTGTTGTCCTCCCTCTAACGAATTTCCTGAGGCTTTTTATCACGAAGACGAGCAGTTTCTTCGATTGTCTTCAGATTCTGAAGAGCGTTGATCGTTGCACTTACCATGTTAACTGGTGTGCGTGACCCCAAGCACTTAGACAGGATATCGCTGAATCCAGCCAATTCCAGTACATCACGTACAGCGCCGCCAGCGATAACTCCAGTACCTTCTGAAGCCGGGCGGAGCAGGATTTCACCGGCACCGAATTTACCAACGATTTCATGTGGAATAGTTGTTCCGTTTACGATAGCAACATTGAAGACATTCTTCTTAGCATCTTCAATGGCTTTTTTGATAGCATCAGGTACTTCATTAGCTTTACCTGTACCGAAACCTACACGTCCCTTTTTATCACCGATCACGACAAGAGCAGCAAAGCGGAAACGGCGTCCACCTTTAACAACCTTGGTAACACGATTGATCGTAACGACGCGTTCTTCAAATTCTTTTTCGCGTTCGCGGTCTCTTCTTGGTTTGCGTTCCATTTTTCGCATGACCTCCTTAAAATTTCAGTCCGGCTTCACGGGCTGCTTCAGCCACTGCCTTGACACGTCCGTGGTAAATATATCCGCCACGGTCAAATACTACATTTTCAATACCGGCAGCCAATGCGCGCTTTGCAACTTCTGTACCAACAGCCGCTGCAGCAGCAACATTACCGCCATTTTCTAACTTCAATTCAACACTGCTGGCAGCAACTAAAGTTTTGCCTGCAACATCATCAATAATCTGCACATGGATATGTGCGTTTGAACGGAATACGTTTAAGCGAGGGCATTCAGCAGTACCATTGACTTTGGTACGAACACGTGCATGACGACGTAAACGTTCATCGTTTCTTGAAACTTTCTTAAGCATGTTACGATTGCTCCTTTCTCGCTATTTCTTACCTGCTGTCTTACCTTCCTTACGACGAACATATTCACCCTTATAGCGAATACCTTTGCCCTTGTATGTCCTGCCATTCCCGGTAATTGCTGTCGCGGGCTGCGTTCTGCTTTTCTTTCTTCCTTGTGGGGAAGTTAGAGCCGCCCGCAATCAGGATAGAGGGAACACGCGCGTCAATCTCATAGCCTTTATTCATGTTCGCCGCCAGTTTCCGGGCATAGGTGTCAAGCAGGCTGTCGATTTTCTCATGGTACATCGGGTCTACCCGCTGTTTCTGCCTTTCTGCAAGTTGTACGGCTTCATCTACATAGTGCCTGTATTCAGCCGTCGCGCTGCCTTGCTTATAATCGGAAAAACTGTTCATATCCTTTGCACGTTTGGCGGCAGCTTCATTGATAGTATAATAAGGGGCGGCGGGTGCAGCCTGTTCCGGCTGTGCTTCTTTTTCCTGTACCGGGGCTGTTTCTTCGGGAAGCTCCGGCGCGGCTGCTTTTGTTTCGGGCTGTTTGGCGGCTTCCTGTGCGGGCTGTGCCTGTTCGGTGGTCTGTTCCTTATCCTGTGCCTTTTGGATTTCTGCAAAATGTCCGTCTATGGTATCAATCAGATTTGCGGCGGTGCTGCGGATTGTTTCAAGAGAGCCTTTCAGTTCTGCAAGTTCTTTTCCGCTGCTCCACCCGGCGATATACCCAAAAGAATAGTCCGACGTATCAAGCCCGTAATGTTGGCAGACCGCATAGGCGACGCTTTCCGCCTGTACCTCGCGGGTGCGGCGGTCGGGGCGTTCCGGCATGGCAAGGGCGGTATCATGCAGCGTGGCGTGGGCGATTTCATGGATTGCGGTCTTGATATTCTGCAATTCGTCCATGCCCTCGTTGATGAAGATACGCTTTTCCTCATAATTGCAGCGTCCTTTTACGCCGCCGCTTAGTGCTTCAAATCCCATAGCAAACGGGGAAGTCTTTTCAAGGGCAGCGAAAAAATCCTTGTATTGTTCCACGTTGCCCGTAAGCTCATAGGTAAGGGCAGGAAGTTCTTTTCCCTCGGTCTGTGAAATATCAAAGACAGATACTACACGAAAAGCGGGTATCTTGATTTCTTTTTCTTCGGTAACAGGTTTTCCGTCCTTATCGAAAACAGGCTTTTGGGTGTCCGGGTCGATTTTTTCCACCTGCTTCTTGACGGTAAACGGGGACGGTGCAAGTATCTTGATAGCTTTTTCTCCGGGCTTTACATGGCGGTCAAATTCCTTTTCCCATTGTTTATAGCCTTTCACAAGATTGCCGCCCTGCATGGCGATAAGGATTGTATTGTTAAGGCTGTAATCATGGAATTTTGACATGGTACGCAGATAATCGGCGTAACGGTCGCTTTCATACAGTCCTAAAATTCCCTGTTCCAGTCGGTCGGTAATCTCTTTCATTTTATCGGCGGGCTTTTCAGAAGATAGGATAATCGGGAGAACCGGGGGCTGCTCTGTGGCGGCGGTTTGTATGGCTGCGGAAGCGTCAAGGTCTGCCTGTTCCTTTTCCTGTACTGGCGGCTGCGGCGTTACCCGGTATTCCTCCGGCACGTCGCGCCCGTCGTACCACTGTGTAAAGGTGTTGCGGTTATTGTAGATATAGCCCTGCTCGGTAAAGCTGCCCCCGTCATTGATAGCAGCGTCCCGCCCGTATTCCTCATACATGAAATATTTTTTTGCTTCTTCGGGCAGCTCCAACTCGTCCAGTTCTTCAATCAGATAATGCCCGTAATCTTCCTCACTCTGTACGGACGGGTAAAGCCAGTAACAATCAAGGTTTTGTGCAAGGTTGATAATATCCTGCAAGTCCCTTGTATGGTCGCCGTATTCCATAGCTGCAACAAATTTTTCCCGGTCGTCGTCAAACTGCATTTTCAAAAGTTCGCTCAAATAGTTCAGTTCGTCAAGGCTTTCAAGCTCGGTCAATTTTCCTGCCAGTCCTGCAATAGAGGACTGGTATTCTGTGATATGCAGCTCCCCGTAGTTTTTGCCGTCTATCCCGATACGGTCAAAGACTTCTTTCAAATGCTCGGCAGTCGTGGGGAATGATACCCATTCGCCCGCAGGTCTGCCCTCGGTGTACTTTCCAAGATTAGAAAGATACCCGCTTAAAATCGTTTCTACCATGCGTTCGCTCCTTTCGTTTTCAATCATACGGTGCATAAGTTCGTAGTCCTCCATGCTCATGCTCCCGTCAAAAATATAGGGGTCGGGTTCTTCGCCGTCCCGGTAGGCTTTTTCAGAGAAAGGAAGCCCCGCAGCGTGGGCGGCGGCTCTTGCTTCCTCGATAAGCTCCGGCGGCAGCCTGTCGTCGTGGGCTTCGATAAATTCCCCGATATTGCTATATCCGTTTTCGTAGTGGCGGCGCACCCCGGCGGTCAGCTCGTCAAGGTTCATATCCTCGCCAAGATAGCCGGAATAATAGCCGTTTACCACAACGGCGGCAGGGTCAGCCTGTTTGATTTCTTCCATGCGGCTTCTGTCCTCCGGGTAAATGTAGTCGCTCATTTCAAGGTGGAAATATTCGGCGTTCCAAGAACGTCCCGTTTTCCAAAACGCCACCCAAGCGATACCGTCCCTTAATTCTTCTTGATAGTCCTTTACGGTGTCCCGTAAACTTGCCATGTGTAACCTCCTTTCTTCGGTTTCAGAGGGTAAAACCCTCCATAAAACAGAGGGTTTGGGAAACTTCCCAACAAGCAAAAATCCCCGCCGTTCTCGGTAGAGAAAGCAGGGATTTTACGGAAAAGGGTACTCTTTTCCTATGCTTGCTATTCAGTTATTTCTTCTTCGACAGTTCAATGCGGTAGTTGACATATTTCCCGCCTGTATCAGCCAATACGATAGTTCCGTCGTAGGTTTTGCCCGTCTTTGGGGAATAGAGCTTTTTCACATTTACTTTGCCGGATTGTAAGAGTGCAGCGGCAATTTTGGGGGTAAAGGTTACTTTTCGTTCTTCAAAGAAACGGTCATTTTTCCACATGGTAAAGCTACATTCCTTATTGCTGCAATAGTAGTTTTTCTTTCCCTCATAGACAGGAGAACCGCAGCGGGGGCAGCTTCCCAACGCTTCCCGTTCCGGCTTGAACATCTGCGCTTTATCATCAGAAAGAAACGGATAGGTCTTTACCAGTTCCCGCGCCATATCCTCGATACCCTCCATAAATGCGGCGGGGTCTGCCTTGCCTTTGGCAATCTGCGTCAGATTGTTTTCCCATTCTGCGGTAAGCTGCGGGCTTGTCAAGGTGTCCGGCAGGACACACACAAGATTGATACCGTCCTTTGTGGGAAGTAGCTGCTTGCCTTTTCGCTCCACAAAGCCGCCCTTTACCAGTTTTTCAATGACGGCGGCGCGGGTGGCGGGAGTTCCAAGCCCTTTGCGTTCTGCGTCCGGGTCGGTGTCCTCACTTCCGGCGCGCTCCATAGCAGAGAGCAGCGACGCTTCGTTGTGAGGTTTTGGCGGTGTTGTGTCATGCTCCGTTACCTTTGCCGTCGGATTTTCAAAGGTCTGTCCCTCGGTAAATGGCGGCAGGGTCTTTTCTGTGTCACTGTCTGCGTCGTCCGTTTCGGGCTTGTTCTTTAAGGCTGCCCTGTATCTTCGGTCAATCTCTTTCCACCCGTCGGACAGCACCGTTTTTCCCCTTGCGATAAAAGACTGTCCGGCACATTCAAAAACTGCTGTAACCGCTTCAAAGGTATGCGGTGCAGCGGTCGCCATGAGCAGACGCGCCCCGGCAAGGGTAAGGATATTCCTTTCGCTTTCCGGCAGCGTGGCAAGGTCGGTCTTTGCAAGCTCCATAGTCGGGATAATGGCATGGTGGTCTGATACCTTTTTACTGTTCAGCACCTTTCCAAGCTCCGGCGTGAAGTCTTTTCCCGCCATAAAAGAAAATTTCCCACAAAGCAGCTTGATAATGCCCGCCGCTGTGTCGCTCATGTCGTCGGTCAGAAATGCGCTGTCTGTTCTCGGATAAGTAAGAAGTCTTTTTTCATACAGAGATTGTGCAAGGTCAAGGGTCTGCTTTGCGGTATAACCGAACAGGCGGTTTGCTTCCCTCTGTAAAGAAGTAAGGTCAAAGAGCTTCGGCGGGGCTGCGGTCTTTTTCTCTTTCACAAGGGAAGCACAGACTGCTTTTGACACTTCGCAAGCAGCTTTCAGCTTGTCAGCTTCGGAACGGTCAGATAGTTTTTCGCTTGCAGCTTCCGCGCCGGATAAGACAAGGCGCACATGGTAGTATTTTTCTTTCTTAAATGTGGTAATCGCTGCGTCCCGGTCAACAAGCATTTTTAAGGTCGGGGTCTGTACGCGTCCCACGTTCAAGGTATGATTGTAAAGGACAGAGAAAAGGCGGGTGGCATTGATACCGATTAACCAGTCAGCCTTTGCCCTGCACAATGCGGAAGCAAAGAGCGCGTCGTATTCCTCGCCGTTCTTCAGACGGGAAAAGCCCTCTTTGATTGCGCTGTCCTCCATAGAAGAAATCCAAAGGCGGCGCATAGGTTTCTTGCAGCCCGCCATTTCATAGACAAAGCGGAAAATGAGTTCGCCCTCGCGCCCCGCGTCGCAGGCATTGACGACTTCGGAAACGTCTGCCCGGTGCATAAGCTCTTTTAGGGTTTTGAATTGCTTTTCCTTGTCAGAAGCAACGGTGTACTTCCATTCCTGCGGCAAAATCGGTAAGCTGTCATAGCTCCACTTTTTATATTGTTCCCCGTAGGTGGCAGCTTCCGCAAGCCCTACCAAATGTCCCACGCACCAAGAAACGATATAGCCGCTTCCTGTGAGAAATCCGTCTTTCTTTTCCTTTGCCCCCAGTACGGCAGCGATTGTCTGTGCCACACTGGGCTTTTCTGCGATAACTAAAATCAAATATAAGTTCCTCCTTTCAGCGTTCCGGCTCGGTTTTCTTTTTCTCCTGTACCTGTTTCAGACAGTACCCCACACAAGGGGACTGTCCCTTGTAAGGGCAGGAAGCACAAGCAGGGGGATAAGGAACAGGCGGCGCATTATCACGCCGCCCGTTCGGTTTCTGTATCATCATCTTTTCAAAGGGATTGTTGGTAAACAGGGTCATAGGGTTTCTTCCTCCGTTTCTTCATCTTCGGGAGTTTCCCCGGTATCTGCTTCCGGCTCGTCCTCGTCGTAGTCCTCAAATTCAAAATCTTCAAGGTCGGTATCGCCCTTTACATTCTGCTTCGGCTTTAGAAACTTAAAGTAGTAGAACGCTGCGCCGCCACCAAGCAGGGCAAAGAGGACTAAGGCAAGCACCACACCGGGATTGCCGCCTTTTTCTTTCAGTTCTTCCGGCTGCTCCGTTGGTGTTGGGGTAGGTTCTTTGCCTGTGCAGCCTGTCATACTGGTAACACATACCGGGCAGGACGTGTTTACCTTTCCGACTTCGCATTTTTCCGTACAGTTACAGATTTCCGGCTTTTTGGCAGCTTCGCCGTTTTCGGTCAGTGCCATAAGGTCGGCTTCGTCCACTTGATTTAGGAAATGTACGGTCTGTTCGCCCTCGGCGGCGCGGTCAATGAGGATATAGAAATAGTTGCCGCCTTTGGTGGTAACAGTGATAAGTTGCTTATTGCCGCCGTAATCGTCAACCAGTGTAGCGTTTCCCTTTGGGGTAAGGGGCGGCGTTTCCTCTTTTTCCTCCACAACTACATTACTGTCGTTGGTCGCGTCCCCGGCGGGCGGCTCTGTGGCTGCGCCCTGTGCATAGGCAGGGACAGAAAAACCGCCCATAAGGATAAGGGCGGCACAAAGGGCAGTCATGGTCTTTTTCAGTTTATTCTTCATCTGCATTTTCCTCCTGTTCGTTTTCTTCTGCGGGTGCGGCAGTCATGCCGGGAATACCGCCGCCGGACAGCATAGCGTTCAGTTCCTGCGGGGTCAGACGCATAGCTCGTACAAGCTGCACGATTTCAAGGTTTTCCGCTTCGGTTTTCTGCGCTTCCAGTCCTTTTAACTTGTTCTGATACTCTGTGATTTTCTCGCGGGTCTTTGCGATTTCCTTATTGATACGGTCGATTTTATTGTTTGCCATAGGTCATTTCTCCTTTCTTTTTTTGGGCTGCTTTACCAGTTCATCAGCCCGTAGCCTTTGATACATTGATAGTTAAGGTCATAGCTCTTTATCTTGCAAGCGTCGCCGGAATTGCCCTCAACGGTATAGACGCGGCTGCCGTCCCTGCCAAGCACAAGCCCCACATGGTCGGCAACACCGTCTAAATCCCAATCGAAAAAGATTGCGTCGCCCGGTGCGATATTCTCATAGCCGCGTGCGCCCCATTGTCCCCTTGACTGAAACCAAGGGACACCCTGCCATTCGCAGCCCGCAAATCGGGGTTCGCTTTTTCCGGCTTGATTGTAGCACCATGATACAAAACAGGCGCACCATTCCACGCGGCTGTT
Coding sequences:
- the infA gene encoding translation initiation factor IF-1, producing the protein MGKQDVIEIDGVVEDTLPNAMFKVKLANGHEILAHVSGKIRMHYIRILPGDRVTVEISPYDLTRGRITFRHK
- the map gene encoding type I methionyl aminopeptidase, yielding MITTKSPREIEYMREAGRIVGLAHAAAASFIKPGVTTKEVNAVCEEVILKHGAAPSFKGLYDFPAATCISVNSTLVHGIPDDTILKEGDIISVDIGACYHGYHGDSAWTYAVGSIDDEAQKLMDVTKASLFEGLKYAKAGNHLTDISHAIGEYVYQHGYSIPQDYAGHGIGTEVHEDPIVPNFGPSGHGILLKEGMTIAVEPMVHAGRPQTKVLPDGTVLTKDGSLAAHYEHTVVILKDGYEILTTTSEKEEQINNG
- a CDS encoding adenylate kinase translates to MNLLIMGGPGAGKGTMSEKILKKYNVQHISTGDIFRNEMANQTELGILAKSYIDQGLLVPDDVTNQMVKSYLEKTDLGNGYLLDGYPRTIDQAKAFDEMTKGTSLAIGRVISLSIAFEELAGRVTGRRICKKCGAIYHVKSHPPKVEGICDVCGSELIQRKDDTVESLTVRLDEYRRQTEPVMLYYGNQGLLRSVNANQAIEDVWKDTQKALED
- the secY gene encoding preprotein translocase subunit SecY, producing MFATAVNMFKNKDIRKRILFTCAMLFIFRFGANIPVPNVDTGALLAGTDSNSLLAMMNLLGGGHFQQFSIFAMGVGPYITGSIIIQLLSMDVIPALTELSKQGQTGRKVIDRYTRYLGVVLCFFQAATMTYAFDKTYHLLLNNSFASYIFVAIVLTAGTMFLLWIGDQISAKGIGNGVSMIIFAGIVANLPGQFKSTYDTLVTAETAGANGMLSFLLYIVVYLVIIVLVVLMTEATRRIPIQYTSSTVIKGKTNELTYLPLKINSASVIPVIFASSVMIAPVTIATFITQNDFTRAMQKVLSFQTWTGLAIYVVLILLFTFFYTNLQVDPEKISENLGKSGTYIPGVRPGAETKNYVSKVLNRITVLGSISLAFIAVLPYVIPLVNPAFANTNVGLGGTGIIIVVGVALETVKSLTSQATQKTYRGFIAR
- the rplO gene encoding 50S ribosomal protein L15 — protein: MKLHEMSYTEGARRERKRIGRGHGSGHGKTSGKGQKGQNARSGGGVRLGFEGGQTPIMRRLPKRGFTNFNRKVFAIVNVESLNVFENDTVVTPELLIETGLVRKELDGIKILGQGELEKKLTVKANKFSGSAVSTIEQAGGKVEVI
- the rpsE gene encoding 30S ribosomal protein S5, giving the protein MERKPRRDREREKEFEERVVTINRVTKVVKGGRRFRFAALVVIGDKKGRVGFGTGKANEVPDAIKKAIEDAKKNVFNVAIVNGTTIPHEIVGKFGAGEILLRPASEGTGVIAGGAVRDVLELAGFSDILSKCLGSRTPVNMVSATINALQNLKTIEETARLRDKKPQEIR
- the rplR gene encoding 50S ribosomal protein L18, producing MLKKVSRNDERLRRHARVRTKVNGTAECPRLNVFRSNAHIHVQIIDDVAGKTLVAASSVELKLENGGNVAAAAAVGTEVAKRALAAGIENVVFDRGGYIYHGRVKAVAEAAREAGLKF
- a CDS encoding DNA topoisomerase 3 — translated: MILVIAEKPSVAQTIAAVLGAKEKKDGFLTGSGYIVSWCVGHLVGLAEAATYGEQYKKWSYDSLPILPQEWKYTVASDKEKQFKTLKELMHRADVSEVVNACDAGREGELIFRFVYEMAGCKKPMRRLWISSMEDSAIKEGFSRLKNGEEYDALFASALCRAKADWLIGINATRLFSVLYNHTLNVGRVQTPTLKMLVDRDAAITTFKKEKYYHVRLVLSGAEAASEKLSDRSEADKLKAACEVSKAVCASLVKEKKTAAPPKLFDLTSLQREANRLFGYTAKQTLDLAQSLYEKRLLTYPRTDSAFLTDDMSDTAAGIIKLLCGKFSFMAGKDFTPELGKVLNSKKVSDHHAIIPTMELAKTDLATLPESERNILTLAGARLLMATAAPHTFEAVTAVFECAGQSFIARGKTVLSDGWKEIDRRYRAALKNKPETDDADSDTEKTLPPFTEGQTFENPTAKVTEHDTTPPKPHNEASLLSAMERAGSEDTDPDAERKGLGTPATRAAVIEKLVKGGFVERKGKQLLPTKDGINLVCVLPDTLTSPQLTAEWENNLTQIAKGKADPAAFMEGIEDMARELVKTYPFLSDDKAQMFKPEREALGSCPRCGSPVYEGKKNYYCSNKECSFTMWKNDRFFEERKVTFTPKIAAALLQSGKVNVKKLYSPKTGKTYDGTIVLADTGGKYVNYRIELSKKK
- a CDS encoding DUF4366 domain-containing protein yields the protein MKNKLKKTMTALCAALILMGGFSVPAYAQGAATEPPAGDATNDSNVVVEEKEETPPLTPKGNATLVDDYGGNKQLITVTTKGGNYFYILIDRAAEGEQTVHFLNQVDEADLMALTENGEAAKKPEICNCTEKCEVGKVNTSCPVCVTSMTGCTGKEPTPTPTEQPEELKEKGGNPGVVLALVLFALLGGGAAFYYFKFLKPKQNVKGDTDLEDFEFEDYDEDEPEADTGETPEDEETEEETL
- a CDS encoding DUF4315 family protein — encoded protein: MANNKIDRINKEIAKTREKITEYQNKLKGLEAQKTEAENLEIVQLVRAMRLTPQELNAMLSGGGIPGMTAAPAEENEQEENADEE